The DNA segment CGGAGGGGGACGTTAGACGGACTGGATCCGGCTAGTGCCCAGCATATCTATCAGGAGGTGTACAGTTTGGCAAACGCAAAAGTGATTCAAGCAAAGCAGGAAGCCGTTGACGTGGTTACGGCTAAGCTTCGCGAGAGCGCAACGACCGTTGTTGCGGATTACCGCGGACTTAACGTTACTCAAGTTACGGAACTGCGTAAACAGCTTCGAGAAGCTGGCGTGGAATTCCAAGTATTGAAGAATACGCTCGTTCGCCGCGCAACTGCGGCTGCAGAACTTACTGAACTGGACGAAGTGTTGACTGGTCCTACAGCAATCGCGTTCAGTGCTGACGATGCAGTAGCTCCGGCTAAAATCATCAGCGAGTTCGCGAAGAAATACGACGCGCTTAAGGTAAAAGGTGGCGTGGTTGAAGGCCGTGTAGTTGGTGTTGACCAAATCAAAGCGCTCGCGGATCTTCCTTCCCGCGAAGGTCTCCTTTCGATGCTTCTCAGCGTGCTACAAGCTCCAGTTCGCAACTTTGCGCTGGCAGTCAAAGCCGTTGCAGAGAAAGAAGAAGAGAGCGCAAGCGCGTAAGCTTGCTTTAGATGCAGTAAGTTTTCTGAATGAATTTAAAACTCTTATCAATTATAAAATGGAGGTTCTACCATGAGCAAAGAAACAATTTTAGAAGCGATTAAAGGTATGTCCGTTCTTGAACTGAACGACTTGGTTAAAGCAATCGAAGAAGAATTCGGCGTAACTGCAGCAGCTCCGGTTGTTGTAGCTGGCGGTGGCGGCGGCGGTGCTGAAGCTGCTGAGCAATCCGAATTTGATGTAGTCTTGACTAGCGCAGGCGCATCCAAAATCAACGTGATCAAAATCGTTCGCGAAATTACAGGTCTTGGCTTGAAAGAAGCAAAAGAACTTGTAGACAACGCTCCAAAACCACTGAAAGAAAAAGTGGGCAAAGAAGAAGCAGAAGCAGTAAAAGCAAAATTGGAAGAAGCAGGTGCAGCTGTAGAACTGAAATAGTTCTCCGCTCTTCTGTGACAACCCCCTTGAACCAAGTTCAAGGGGGTTGTTTTTAAGTGTTTTGTTTTTTTCTTGTGAACTGAGCAAATTATAGTAATGAAGAAATGCAGAAGTAACTAATTTGCTGGAATAAAAGAATAATCGATATATAGCTGAAAAAGGAAAAATATGTGGAGGTAGCCAAGATGGCAGATCACTATTATACCAATCAACCATCTATTGCTCATGACCGTAAGGTGTGGGATACCCAACTGCGTGCACACAAGTTCCGTTTCGTCAGTGATGCCGGAGTCTTCGCGAAAGGTGGCGTAGATTACGGAAGCAGGGTGTTGATCGAAGTGATGAATATTCCGGAGGATGCACAGGTACTCGATGTCGGATGCGGCTATGGCCCGATTGGGCTTACGGCGGCTCGACTTGCCAGTCGCGGCGGCCACGTGACGATGATTGATGTCAACCGCCGGGCGATAGAGCTGGCGCAGGAGAATGCAAGTAACAATAAAGTAGCCAATGTTACAATCTTGGAAAGTGATCTGTTTACAGCCTTAGGGGAACGGCAATTTGATGTTATTTTAACTAACCCGCCTATTCGTGCTGGTAAGGAAACCGTTCATGCCATATTTGAAGGAGCTTATGATCGTCTGCGGGATGGTGGTGCTTTGTGGATTGTAATTCAGAAGAAACAGGGAGCGCCTTCAGCTAAGCAGAAGCTGGAAGCATTGTTTGGGCAGGTGGATGAAATGACGAAGGATAAGGGATACAGAGTGTATCGGGCGACAAAATGATGCGCGTTCATCTAGCATCACTGTTTTAAAATAAAAAAAGGTTGACTCGCAATGTCGGTTGTGATATTATTATAAAATGTCAGTATTAGGATGCCCTATGTGACTTTAGTTTGCTGAAATGTCAAGGAGTTTTACGACACAATGAATAAAATAACCTTGTTTAACGTATAATATATACGTTTTAGGCAAATCTACTGAATATGGGGATGTTTAGGCAGAAATGACACGGATAATGGTGCTCTTTTTTCGAAAGCATTCGATAAGGGCTTTTCTTTATTTGTGCAACAGCTGCAATCCGTCTTGAACCTATTATATAGGCGCAAACACGGGTTCGCAATGTATTTTTTTAAAGTGAGTAGACATGAGGGGTGAGTATAAGTTGGCAGGACATCTTGTTCAATATGGTCGACGCACTCGGCGAAGTTATGCACGAATTAACGAGGTACTCGAAGTTCCGAACCTGATCGAAATCCAACAGAAATCCTACGATTGGTTCCTGGAGGAGGGTCTCCGGGAAATGTTCCAGGACATTTCACCGATTCAGGATTTTACTGGAAACTTAGTGTTGGAATTTATCGATTATAGCCTTGGTGAACCAAAGTATACGGTTGACGATGCGAAGGAACGGGACGTAACGTATGCGGCTCCGCTTCGGGTTAAAGTCCGGCTAATTAACAAAGAAACCGGCGAAGTCAAAGAGCAGGAAGTGTTTATGGGAGATTTCCCGCTGATGACGGAAACCGGCACCTTTATCATTAACGGTGCAGAACGGGTTATTGTCAGCCAGTTGGTGCGCTCTCCTAGCGTCTATTTCAGTACGAAAATTGATAAGAACGGGAAGAAAACGTATACCGCTACAGTAATTCCGAATCGTGGTGCATGGCTGGAACTCGAGATGGATGCGAAGGACATTATCTATGTTCGGATCGACCGTACTCGTAAAATTCCAGTAACTGTGT comes from the Paenibacillus lentus genome and includes:
- a CDS encoding class I SAM-dependent methyltransferase, translating into MADHYYTNQPSIAHDRKVWDTQLRAHKFRFVSDAGVFAKGGVDYGSRVLIEVMNIPEDAQVLDVGCGYGPIGLTAARLASRGGHVTMIDVNRRAIELAQENASNNKVANVTILESDLFTALGERQFDVILTNPPIRAGKETVHAIFEGAYDRLRDGGALWIVIQKKQGAPSAKQKLEALFGQVDEMTKDKGYRVYRATK
- the rplL gene encoding 50S ribosomal protein L7/L12, producing the protein MSKETILEAIKGMSVLELNDLVKAIEEEFGVTAAAPVVVAGGGGGGAEAAEQSEFDVVLTSAGASKINVIKIVREITGLGLKEAKELVDNAPKPLKEKVGKEEAEAVKAKLEEAGAAVELK
- the rplJ gene encoding 50S ribosomal protein L10, whose translation is MANAKVIQAKQEAVDVVTAKLRESATTVVADYRGLNVTQVTELRKQLREAGVEFQVLKNTLVRRATAAAELTELDEVLTGPTAIAFSADDAVAPAKIISEFAKKYDALKVKGGVVEGRVVGVDQIKALADLPSREGLLSMLLSVLQAPVRNFALAVKAVAEKEEESASA